From the Hylaeus volcanicus isolate JK05 chromosome 4, UHH_iyHylVolc1.0_haploid, whole genome shotgun sequence genome, one window contains:
- the LOC128875165 gene encoding A disintegrin and metalloproteinase with thrombospondin motifs 7-like translates to MNGFQALVTFFFVLVTANGDLLKKYASESGNVYHGRYTRDVNQPELLIPRRVLEDGSFATYRLPNFYDRQEINERRKRSSEAGEREPEADKLHLVLAFNGIDHHVELSPYHEFISPDMVIETRGSGFRSNLNEAVRFKRASDRQCHYRGFVRDHHASKAALSLCDGVVGYVQTNHGRYFIEPVNEADPEPDGQHVHIAYKRSAPHENDAKHDDPPKRHCGTSDNWEAAWAEQLAKRQKRLMEDNSVASKRESAPVTSGTHSIHRYIEIGLVADRRFLDFHNNTNYEQYLLTIMNMVSDFYHDSSSGNQIDVVVVRMIYLEKEKEEIDLLISPAAEETLDSFAKWSYKMNPPDFTHPNHFDIGVLVTRYDICSEGTNCDLMGLAYVGTACNPEKAAAINEDNGLLLGIVIAHEVGHVMGCSHDEESISGCPPQDKDSSYFVMSPIVFIFTIRWSRCSRKFITALLESGLGECLNDDPKNPPEKFKYPNMLPGAMYGADFQCDMMFPGSVMCQNSPSCDVLWCKANSTCVSRGVPMADGTKCGENKWCVHKECVDMGSRPKAVHGGWGSWGPMSSCSRTCGGGVKYAERECDHPVPSNGGRYCIGARKKILTCNTQACDPTKPSFRAVQCALWNTQPVLTDGLHQWSVYSSPGLDPCQLYCINEKHTYTKLSAIVNDSTPCKPGTNNMCVSGTCRIVGCDWLLDSSAIEDKCGICKGDGSKCKKIEGLFDTKDVKERFVKIVTIPKGARSIHVSENKPHQNSLAVRLEKEKKYCLNGERMEAQSGDYECAKALIIYMHPEPEREQIEIKGPIAEDIRIEYVFYQKSENPGVRYAYYVMSTDPSYTPKYIWDFMEWSECNAKCGGGTMISEPSCVEEHGGKVSVSFCQGIQPPEPKSRTCNSEQCPAKWRVSQWSKCSACDGKTGLRHRKVQCVRPAARAGEDDVQANLDACKGRVPKQKEECVGKRPCRKSCPKKARNANGEVEAVKEKQAVDQAKMIDAFVDPMLVHGVPREADKLRRTNDADAADFRQLLRDWSVAREEKKKRSTCASERNFTTPKPGSIIKDSVPIENVVLLEAPYMEENLQSNLSDKAYQEAGDLVGMSIDTSREKVYRGSQAIQKIEELSYPNGTPSPRVVNQSSAYDRLAGIVDAVEQ, encoded by the exons GTATACGAGAGACGTCAACCAGCCAGAATTGCTGATACCGAGACGAGTGCTCGAAGATGGTAGCTTCGCCACGTACCGTTTGCCGAATTTCTACGATCGACAGGAGATCAACGAGCGCAGAAAGAGGTCGAGCGAGGCAGGGGAGAGGGAGCCCGAGGCCGATAAATTACACCTGGTGCTGGCTTTCAACGGGATCGATCACCACGTGGAGCTCAGTCCGTACCACGAATTCATCTCGCCCGACATGGTGATCGAGACGCGGGGCTCCGGTTTCAGGAGCAACCTGAACGAGGCGGTGCGATTCAAGAGGGCCTCGGATCGACAGTGCCATTACCGAGGCTTCGTCAGGGACCACCATGCGTCCAAGGCTGCCTTGTCTTTGTGCGACGGCGTG GTCGGCTACGTACAAACTAATCACGGTCGGTACTTTATCGAGCCTGTGAACGAAGCTGATCCAGAGCCTGATGGCCAACACGTACACATCGCCTACAAACGATCCGCTCCTCATGAAAACGATGCCAAACACGATGACCCTCCGAAGAGGCATTGCGGAACCAGTG ATAACTGGGAGGCTGCATGGGCGGAACAGTTAGCGAAACGACAGAAGCGACTAATGGAGGATAATTCCGTCGCATCGAAACGAGAGTCGGCGCCAGTTACGTCTGGGACTCATAGTATACATCGGTATATAGAAATTGGTCTGGTCGCCGACAGGAGGTTTCTCGATTTTCACAATAACACCAACTACGAGCAGTATCTTCTAACGATCATGAACATGGTGTCAGATTTTTATCACGACAGCTCTAGCGGCAATCAAATAGACGTGGTCGTCGTTCGCATGATATATTTAGAGAAGGAGAAGGAAGAG ATAGATTTGCTCATTAGTCCCGCAGCGGAAGAAACGTTGGACAGTTTCGCCAAGTGGAGCTATAAAATGAACCCTCCGGATTTCACTCACCCAAATCACTTCGATATAGGTGTCCTGGTAACCAG GTACGATATTTGTTCGGAAGGTACAAATTGCGACCTGATGGGTTTGGCGTATGTGGGGACCGCTTGTAATCCCGAGAAAGCAGCCGCCATAAACGAAGACAACGGTCTACTGCTTGGAATCGTAATTGCCCACGAAGTTGGTCACGT GATGGGCTGTTCGCACGACGAGGAATCCATCAGCGGATGTCCGCCTCAAGACAAGGATTCGAGTTACTTCGTCATGTCGCCCATCGTCTTCATTTTCACGATTAGGTGGTCCAGATGTAGCAGAAAATTTATAACCGCGCTTCTCGA GAGCGGACTGGGCGAATGTTTGAACGATGATCCAAAAAATCCGCCGGAAAAGTTCAAGTATCCGAACATGTTGCCTGGCGCGATGTATGGAGCGGACTTTCAATGCGACATGATGTTCCCTGGCTCGGTGATGTGTCAAAACTCT CCGTCGTGCGACGTCCTGTGGTGCAAAGCCAATTCGACCTGCGTCTCTCGCGGGGTTCCTATGGCCGACGGAACGAAATGCGGTGAAAACAAG TGGTGCGTTCACAAGGAATGCGTGGATATGGGCAGTCGACCGAAAGCGGTGCACGGTGGTTGGGGTTCGTGGGGTCCCATGTCCTCTTGCAGCAGAACCTGCGGTGGTGGCGTCAAATACGCCGAGAGGGAATGCGACCACCCGGTGCCTTCCAACGGAGGCAGATATTGCATCGGTGCCAGGAAGAAAATTCTCACGTGCAACACTCAA GCATGCGATCCCACCAAGCCGTCGTTCAGAGCGGTACAGTGCGCGCTATGGAATACCCAACCGGTTTTGACGGACGGGCTCCATCAGTGGTCGGTTTATTCCTCTCCGGGGCTTGATCCCTGCCAGTTGTACTGTATCAACGAGAAACACACGTACACCAAGCTCTCGGCAATAGTAAACGATTCGACACCCTGTAAACCTGGGACGAATAACATGTGTGTCTCCGGCACATGCAGG ATAGTTGGTTGCGATTGGCTGCTGGATTCTAGCGCTATCGAAGACAAGTGTGGCATTTGCAAGGGTGACGGGTCGAAGTGCAAGAAAATAGAGGGGTTGTTTGATACCAAGGACGTGAAAGAAC GATTCGTGAAGATAGTGACGATACCTAAAGGTGCTCGCAGCATACACGTATCAGAAAACAAGCCACACCAAAACTCCTTGGCGGTGAGGctcgaaaaagagaaaaaatactGCCTAAACGGAGAAAg GATGGAAGCGCAAAGCGGCGATTACGAATGTGCCAAAGCCCTTATCATTTATATGCATCCCGAGCCAGAAAGAGagcaaattgaaataaaaggaCCGATAGCTGAGGACATTCGAATAGAA TACGTGTTCTATCAAAAGTCGGAAAATCCAGGCGTTCGCTATGCATACTACGTGATGTCCACCGATCCGTCGTATACGCCGAAATACATATGGGATTTCATGGAGTGGTCCGAATGCAATGCTAAATGCGGCGGTGGTACAATG ATTTCCGAGCCGTCGTGTGTCGAAGAGCACGGTGGGAAAGTCAGCGTGAGTTTCTGTCAAGGTATACAGCCGCCGGAACCGAAAAGTCGTACGTGTAATTCGGAACAATGTCCTGCGAA ATGGCGAGTAAGTCAATGGAGCAAATGTAGTGCCTGTGATGGTAAGACTGGACTGAGGCATCGAAAAGTACAATGCGTCAGACCTGCTGCTCGAGCTGGCGAAGACGACGTTCAAGCGAATTTGGACGCGTGCAAAGGTCGCGTGCCGAAACAGAAAGAAGAATGCGTTG GCAAGAGGCCGTGCAGGAAGAGTTGTCCAAAAAAGGCCCGGAACGCGAACGGAGAAGTCGAGGCCGTGAAAGAAAAGCAGGCAGTGGACCAGGCCAAGATGATCGACGCGTTCGTCGATCCGATGTTGGTGCATGGGGTTCCTCGCGAGGCCGACAAGCTCCGAAGGacgaacgacgccgacgcggcGGACTTCCGGCAGCTTCTTCGCGACTGGTCGGTCGCTCGggaggagaagaagaaacgcAGCACCTGTGCCTCTGAGAGGAACTTCACCACGCCGAAGCCAGGATCGATCATCAAGGACTCGGTGCCGATCGAGAATGTCGTTTTGCTAGAGGCTCCATACATGGAGGAGAACCTTCAATCGAATTTGTCGGACAAGGCGTACCAGGAAGCAGGCGACCTCGTTGGCATGAGCATCGACACCTCTCGCGAAAAGGTTTACAGGGGCTCTCAGGCTATTCAAAAGATCGAAGAGCTGAGCTATCCAAACGGGACACCTTCACCGCGAGTCGTCAACCAGAGTTCGGCTTACGATCGGTTGGCTGGAATCGTGGACGCTGTGGAGCAGTGA